In Phreatobacter aquaticus, a single genomic region encodes these proteins:
- a CDS encoding S-layer family protein: MAISNISVTQIAALSTTAISSLSITDIQGLSATQIGAISTSGIAVLSETQVAALNTTQVKGLTATQVPNLKPSLLLAVSQLVALSSQQVAAFTETQLDIFDTTHIAALSRAQVSALSTTKINSFEATQVGALSSTQLGGLSTDQLNALTADGLAAISVAQAAGLGATQVAGLTTTSFNALSTTTIAGLSTTQARTITTTQLSGLDETAVTGLTSTQLGSLATTQLRALSSTNLSGLSQTQISGLSSTQIGSLTTTQVAGLATSDIDELTSTQVRGLTSTQIGALGSSNLNELTSTQLSGLSSAQVAGITATQLGGLDATNIADFAATQLTGLSTTQLNALSTDALGGLSRTQAAGLAVTQVSGLSTTSLNSLTSTAVGGLTTTQARALTTTQLAGLNETAVSGLTSTQLGSLATTQLRALTETNISGLTQTQVSGLTSTQVGGLTTTQIAGLSTSDIDELTSTQVRGLTSTQVGALGSTNLNQLTSTQLSGLTSTQVSGLSTTQLSGLDSTNIADFAATQLTGLSTTQLNGLATDALGGLSSTQAAALTTPQIAGLTTTSLNSLTSTAVGGLTTTQARGLTTTQLAGLNETAVSGLTSTQLGSLSTTQLRSLTETNISGLTQTQVGGLSSTQVGGLTTTQIAGLATGDIDELTSTQLRGLTSTQVGALGSTNLNQLTSTQLSGLTSTQVAGLNATQLGGLDSTNIADFAATQLTGLSTTQLNGLSTDALGGVSTTQAAALSVAQVAGLTTTSLNALTSTAVGGLTTTQARALTTTQLAGLSETAVSGLTSTQIGSLSNTQVAALSSTNISGLTQTQSSGLTSTQVGGLTTTQVAGLSTTDVSDLTSTQVRGLTSTQVGALGSSNLNQLTSTQLSGLTSTQVAGLNATELGGLDATNIADFAATQLTGLSTTQLNALSTDALGGLSTTQAAALSVAQVAGLTTTSLNALSSTAVGGLTTTQARGLTTTQLAGLNETAVSGLTSTQLGSLTNTQVAALSSTNVSGLTSTQVSGLTSTQAGGLTTTQIAGLATGDIDELTSTQLRGLSSTQVGALGSTNLNQLTSTQLSGLTSTQVSGLTATQLSGLDATNITDFAATQLTGLSTTQLNGLSTDALGGLTTTQAAALTTGQVAGLTTTSLNALTSTAVGGLTTTQARSLTTTQVAGLNETSVSGLTSTQLGSLSTTQLRSLTATNLSGLTQTQASGLTSTQVGGLTTTQIAGLATTDIDELTSTQVRGLTSTQVGALGSSNLNELTSTQLSGLTSTQVSGLNATQLSGLDATNVADFAATQLTGLSTTQLNGLSTDALGGLSTTQASALTTSQVAGLTTTSLNALTSTAVGGLTTTQARSLTTTQLAGLNETAVSGLTSTQLGSLSNAQVAALSSTNISGLTQTQSSGLTSTQVGGLTTTQVAGLSTTDVSELTSTQVRGLTSTQVGALGSSNLNELTSTQLSGLTSTQVSGLSATQLSGLDTTNIADFAATQLTGLSTTQLNGLSTDALGGLSSTQAAALTTPQVAGLTTTSLNALTSTAVGGLTTTQARALTTTQLAGLNETAVSGLTSTQLGSLTNTQIGALSSTNVSGLTQTQVSGLSSTQLGGLTTTQVSGLATTDIGELTSTQVRGLSSTQVGALGSSNLNELTSTQLSGLTSTQVSGLSTTQLSGLDTTNIADFAATQLTGLSTTQLNGLSTDALSGLSSTQAAALTTPQVAGLTTTSLNALTSTAVGGLTTTQARSLTTTQLAGLNETAVSGLTSTQLGSLSNTQVAALSSTNVSGLTQTQVSGLSSTQLGGLTTTQVSGLATTDIGELTSTQVRGLTSTQIGALGSSNLNELTSTQLSGLTSTQVSGLSATQLGGLDTTNIADFAATQLTGLSTTQLNAISADALGGLSSTQAAALATTQVAGLTTTSLNTLTSTAVGGLTTTQARALTTTQLAGLNETAVSGLTSTQLGSLSNTQVAALSSTNVSGLTQTQVSGLSSTQLGGLTTTQVSGLATTDIDELTSTQARGLTSTQVGALGSTNLNQLTSTQLSGLTSTQVSGLTATQLSGLDATNIADFAATQLTGLSTTQLNGLSTDALAGLTTTQAAALTTGQVAGLTTTSLNALTSTAVGGLTTTQARSLTTTQVAGLNETSVSGLTSTQLGSLSTTQLRSLTETNVSALTQTQVSGLSSTQVGGLTTTQIAGLATTDIDELTSTQVRGLTSTQVGALGSSNLNELTSTQLSGLTSTQVSGLNATQLGGLDATNVADFAATQLTGLSTTQLNGLSTDALGGLSTTQASALTTTQVAGLTTTSLNALTSTAVGGLTTTQARALTTTQLAGLNETAVAGLTSTQLGSLSNTQVAALSSTNVSGLTQTQVSGLSSTQVGGLSTTQVGGLATTDIGELTSTQVRGLTSTQVGALGSSNLNELTSTQLSGLTSTQVSGLTATQLSGLDATNIADFAATQLIGLSTTQLNGLSTDALGGLSTTQASTLSVTQVSGLTTTALNALTSTAVGGLTTTQARALTTTQLAGLNETAVAGLTSTQLGSLSNTQVAALSSTNVSGLTQTQVSGLSSTQVGALTTTQVAGLATSDIDELTSTQVRGLTSTQVGALGSTNLNQLTSTQLSGLTSTQVSGLTTTQLSGLDATNIADFAATQLTGLSTTQLNTLSTDAIAGLSTTQASALTTTQVAGLTTTSLNALTSTAIGGLTTTQARSLTTTQIDGLTETAVAGLTSTQIGTLTNTQVAALSSTNLDSLTTTQAAGLTSTQVGGLTTTQVSGLATTDIDELTSTQLRGLSSTQVGALGSTNLNQLTSTQLSGLTSTQVSGLTATQLSGLDAANVADFAATQLTGLSTTQLNGLSTDALGGLSTTQASALTTTQVAGLTTTSLNALTSTAVGGLSTTQARSLTTTQLAGLNETAVSGLTSTQLGSLTNTQIASLTSTNVSGLTSTQVSGLSSTQLGGLTTTQVSGLATTDIGELSSTQLRGFTGAQISALGSSNFNELSSTQVSALGMTQIAGMSTTQLAALSTGDVGELSSTQLRGLSATQLNALSTDALGGLAATQVEGLLTAQVSGLSTTSLNTLSTTALAGLTTTQVKSLTTTQIDGLNETALGGLTSTQVGALLTTQLNALDTTSLNVLTSTQIGGLSTTQISSLTTTQLSSLTTTDVGEFTSTQLGGLTATQIGGLGSTNFNELSSTQLSGLSSTQVGGLTTTEIGALSETRIGEFTSTQLRSLNATQVGAISTTAIAGLTSTGVGALASTTIGLLTTTQIGSLAATSISAMTSTQTAGFTDTQIGQFTEDQILAYLSVS, encoded by the coding sequence ATGGCGATTTCGAATATTAGCGTCACGCAGATTGCTGCGCTGTCGACCACGGCCATCTCCTCTCTCTCGATCACCGACATCCAGGGCCTCAGCGCCACCCAGATCGGGGCGATCAGCACCAGCGGCATCGCGGTGTTGAGCGAAACCCAGGTCGCGGCGCTCAATACCACGCAGGTCAAGGGGCTCACGGCCACCCAGGTGCCCAACCTGAAGCCTTCCCTGCTCCTCGCGGTCTCCCAGCTGGTGGCCCTCTCCAGCCAGCAGGTCGCAGCCTTCACCGAGACCCAGCTCGACATCTTCGACACCACCCACATCGCCGCCCTCAGCCGCGCCCAGGTCTCTGCCCTCAGCACCACCAAGATCAACTCCTTCGAGGCGACCCAGGTCGGCGCGCTCAGCTCCACACAGCTCGGCGGCCTCAGCACCGACCAGCTGAACGCACTGACGGCGGACGGCCTCGCCGCCATCTCGGTTGCCCAGGCCGCAGGCCTCGGCGCCACGCAGGTCGCGGGCCTGACCACCACCTCGTTCAATGCGCTGTCGACGACCACCATTGCCGGCCTGTCGACCACCCAGGCGCGCACCATCACCACCACCCAGCTCTCGGGCCTTGATGAGACGGCCGTCACCGGTCTGACCTCGACCCAGCTCGGTAGCCTCGCCACCACCCAGCTGCGCGCCCTCTCGTCGACCAATCTGAGCGGTCTGTCGCAGACCCAGATCTCCGGCCTGTCGTCGACCCAGATCGGCAGTCTCACCACCACCCAGGTCGCCGGCCTCGCGACCAGCGATATCGACGAACTGACCTCGACCCAGGTTCGCGGCCTCACCTCCACGCAGATCGGGGCACTTGGCTCGTCGAACCTCAACGAACTGACCTCGACCCAGCTGTCCGGCCTGTCGTCGGCGCAGGTCGCCGGCATCACGGCAACCCAGCTTGGCGGCCTTGATGCCACCAACATCGCCGACTTTGCGGCGACCCAGCTGACCGGCCTGTCGACCACGCAGCTGAATGCCCTGTCGACGGACGCCCTTGGTGGCCTGTCCCGCACGCAGGCGGCTGGCCTCGCCGTCACGCAGGTGTCCGGCCTGAGCACGACCTCACTCAATTCGCTGACCTCGACCGCAGTCGGCGGCCTGACCACGACCCAGGCGCGTGCGCTGACCACGACCCAGCTTGCCGGCCTCAATGAAACCGCCGTCTCCGGTCTCACCTCGACCCAGCTCGGCAGCCTTGCGACCACGCAGCTGCGGGCCCTGACCGAGACCAATATCAGCGGTCTGACGCAGACCCAGGTGTCGGGCCTGACCTCGACCCAGGTCGGCGGATTGACGACCACCCAGATCGCCGGCCTGTCGACCTCCGACATTGATGAACTGACCTCGACCCAGGTCCGCGGCCTGACCTCCACGCAGGTCGGTGCGCTCGGTTCGACCAATCTGAACCAGCTGACCTCGACCCAGCTTTCTGGCCTGACCTCGACCCAGGTCTCCGGCCTCTCGACAACCCAGCTCAGCGGTCTGGATTCGACCAACATCGCCGATTTCGCCGCGACCCAGCTGACCGGCCTGTCGACCACCCAGCTGAACGGCCTGGCGACGGATGCTCTTGGAGGCCTTTCCTCCACTCAGGCGGCCGCGCTGACCACGCCCCAGATTGCCGGTCTGACCACGACCTCGCTCAATTCCCTGACCTCGACGGCGGTTGGTGGCCTGACCACGACCCAGGCTCGCGGTCTGACCACCACGCAGCTTGCCGGCCTGAACGAGACGGCCGTGTCGGGTCTGACCTCGACCCAGCTGGGCAGCCTGTCGACGACGCAGCTGCGGTCGCTGACCGAAACCAATATCAGCGGCCTGACGCAGACCCAGGTCGGCGGCTTGAGTTCAACCCAGGTCGGTGGCCTGACCACCACGCAGATCGCCGGTCTCGCCACGGGCGACATTGATGAACTGACCTCGACCCAGTTGCGCGGCCTCACCTCCACGCAGGTTGGCGCGCTCGGCTCGACCAATCTGAACCAGCTGACCTCGACCCAGCTCTCGGGCCTGACCTCGACCCAGGTTGCCGGCCTCAATGCCACCCAGCTCGGTGGCCTGGATTCCACCAATATCGCCGACTTCGCGGCGACCCAGCTGACCGGTCTGTCGACCACCCAGCTGAATGGCCTCTCGACCGACGCGCTCGGCGGTGTCTCAACCACCCAGGCCGCCGCCCTGTCGGTGGCCCAGGTCGCCGGCCTGACCACGACCTCGCTCAATGCACTGACATCGACGGCGGTTGGTGGTCTGACCACGACCCAGGCGCGCGCGCTGACGACCACGCAGCTCGCTGGCCTCAGCGAGACCGCCGTGTCGGGTCTGACCTCGACGCAGATCGGCAGCTTGAGCAATACCCAGGTCGCCGCGCTCTCCTCCACCAATATCAGCGGGCTGACGCAGACCCAGTCATCCGGCCTGACCTCGACCCAGGTCGGTGGTCTGACCACCACGCAGGTCGCCGGCCTCTCCACCACCGACGTCAGCGATCTGACCTCGACCCAGGTGCGCGGCCTGACCTCCACGCAGGTTGGCGCGCTCGGCTCGTCGAATCTCAATCAGCTCACCTCCACCCAGCTGTCCGGGCTGACTTCGACCCAGGTCGCCGGTCTGAACGCCACCGAACTCGGCGGACTTGACGCGACCAACATCGCTGACTTCGCGGCGACCCAGCTCACGGGTCTGTCGACGACACAGCTGAATGCCCTGTCCACCGATGCCCTGGGCGGCCTCTCGACCACCCAGGCCGCCGCTCTGTCGGTGGCCCAGGTCGCCGGCCTGACCACGACCTCGCTCAACGCCCTGAGTTCGACCGCGGTTGGTGGCCTGACGACGACCCAGGCGCGTGGCCTGACCACGACGCAGCTCGCCGGCCTGAACGAAACGGCCGTGTCGGGCCTGACCTCGACGCAGCTTGGCAGCCTGACCAACACGCAGGTCGCGGCGCTCTCCTCCACCAATGTCAGTGGCCTGACCTCGACGCAGGTGTCCGGTCTGACCTCGACCCAGGCGGGCGGTCTCACCACCACGCAGATCGCCGGTCTCGCCACTGGCGACATCGACGAACTGACCTCGACGCAACTGCGCGGCCTGAGTTCCACGCAGGTTGGCGCGCTCGGCTCGACCAATCTGAACCAGCTGACCTCGACGCAGCTCTCCGGCTTGACGTCCACTCAGGTCTCCGGCCTGACCGCGACGCAGCTCAGCGGCCTTGACGCGACCAATATCACCGACTTCGCTGCAACCCAGCTGACCGGTCTCTCGACCACCCAGCTGAACGGCCTCTCGACCGATGCGCTGGGTGGCTTGACCACCACGCAGGCGGCGGCCCTGACCACCGGCCAGGTGGCTGGCCTTACGACGACGTCGCTGAACGCCCTGACCTCGACAGCCGTCGGTGGACTGACGACGACCCAGGCCCGCAGTCTGACCACCACGCAGGTGGCTGGCCTCAACGAGACCTCGGTTTCCGGCCTCACCTCGACCCAGCTCGGCAGCCTGTCGACGACCCAGCTGCGCTCGCTCACCGCGACCAATCTCAGCGGCCTGACCCAGACCCAGGCATCCGGCCTGACCTCGACGCAGGTCGGTGGCCTGACCACCACGCAGATCGCCGGTCTCGCCACCACCGATATCGACGAACTGACCTCTACCCAGGTCCGTGGCCTGACCTCCACCCAGGTCGGCGCACTCGGCTCCTCCAACCTCAACGAACTGACGTCGACCCAGCTGTCCGGACTGACCTCCACGCAGGTCTCAGGTCTGAACGCGACGCAGCTCAGCGGCCTTGACGCGACCAATGTCGCGGACTTCGCCGCCACCCAGCTGACCGGCCTCTCGACCACCCAGCTGAACGGCCTCTCGACCGACGCGCTCGGTGGCCTCTCGACGACGCAGGCCTCGGCACTGACCACGTCGCAGGTGGCTGGTCTCACGACCACCTCGCTGAACGCGCTCACCTCGACCGCCGTCGGCGGCCTGACGACGACCCAGGCCCGCAGCCTGACGACGACCCAGCTTGCCGGCCTCAACGAGACGGCCGTGTCGGGTCTGACCTCGACCCAGCTTGGCAGCCTGAGCAACGCCCAGGTCGCCGCGCTCTCCTCGACCAATATCAGCGGCCTGACGCAGACCCAGTCGTCCGGCCTGACCTCGACCCAGGTCGGTGGTCTGACCACGACCCAGGTCGCAGGGCTCTCCACCACCGATGTCAGCGAGCTGACCTCGACCCAGGTCCGTGGCCTGACCTCGACTCAGGTCGGCGCACTCGGTTCCTCGAACCTCAACGAACTGACCTCGACCCAGCTCTCGGGCCTGACCTCGACCCAGGTCTCCGGGCTGTCGGCGACGCAGCTGAGCGGTCTCGACACGACCAACATCGCGGACTTCGCGGCAACCCAGCTGACCGGTCTGTCGACGACGCAGTTGAACGGGCTGTCGACCGACGCACTCGGCGGCCTGTCCTCCACTCAGGCGGCAGCGCTGACCACGCCTCAGGTGGCTGGTCTCACCACCACCTCGCTCAACGCCCTCACCTCGACCGCCGTCGGTGGCCTGACCACGACACAGGCCCGCGCTCTGACGACCACGCAGCTCGCTGGTCTCAATGAGACGGCGGTGTCGGGCCTGACCTCGACCCAGCTTGGCAGCCTGACCAACACGCAGATCGGGGCCCTTTCCTCCACCAATGTCAGCGGGCTGACGCAGACCCAGGTCTCCGGTCTCTCGTCGACCCAGCTCGGTGGCCTGACCACGACGCAGGTCTCTGGCCTCGCCACCACCGACATCGGTGAACTGACCTCGACCCAGGTGCGTGGCCTGTCCTCGACCCAGGTCGGCGCACTCGGTTCCTCCAACCTCAACGAACTGACCTCGACCCAGCTGTCGGGCCTGACCTCGACCCAGGTCTCCGGCCTGTCGACGACGCAGCTGAGCGGTCTCGACACCACCAACATCGCGGACTTCGCGGCAACCCAGCTGACCGGCCTTTCGACCACCCAGCTGAACGGCCTCTCGACCGACGCACTCAGCGGCCTGTCCTCCACTCAGGCGGCAGCGCTGACCACGCCACAGGTGGCTGGTCTGACCACCACCTCGCTCAACGCGCTCACCTCGACCGCCGTCGGCGGCCTGACGACGACCCAGGCCCGCAGCCTGACGACGACCCAGCTTGCCGGCCTCAACGAGACGGCCGTGTCTGGTCTGACCTCGACCCAGCTTGGCAGCCTGAGCAACACGCAGGTCGCCGCGCTCTCCTCCACCAATGTCAGCGGGCTGACGCAGACCCAGGTCTCCGGTCTCTCGTCGACCCAGCTCGGTGGCCTGACCACGACGCAGGTCTCTGGCCTCGCCACGACCGATATCGGCGAACTGACCTCGACCCAGGTGCGCGGCCTGACCTCGACCCAGATCGGTGCGCTCGGTTCCTCGAACCTCAACGAGCTGACCTCGACGCAGCTCTCCGGCCTGACCTCGACCCAGGTCTCCGGCCTGTCGGCGACGCAGCTGGGCGGTCTCGACACCACCAATATTGCGGACTTCGCGGCAACCCAGCTGACCGGTCTGTCGACCACCCAGCTGAATGCCATCTCGGCGGACGCACTCGGCGGCCTGTCCTCCACTCAGGCGGCAGCGCTGGCCACGACGCAGGTCGCTGGTCTGACCACCACATCGCTGAACACGCTCACCTCGACCGCCGTCGGTGGCCTGACCACGACACAGGCTCGCGCTCTGACGACCACGCAGCTCGCTGGTCTCAACGAGACGGCCGTGTCCGGCCTGACCTCGACCCAGCTGGGCAGCCTGAGCAATACCCAGGTCGCCGCGCTCTCCTCCACCAATGTCAGCGGGCTGACGCAGACCCAGGTCTCCGGTCTCTCGTCGACTCAGCTCGGTGGGCTGACCACGACGCAGGTCTCTGGCCTCGCCACGACCGATATCGACGAACTGACCTCGACACAGGCCCGTGGCCTGACCTCCACGCAGGTAGGGGCACTCGGTTCGACCAATCTCAACCAGCTGACCTCGACGCAGCTCTCCGGCCTGACCTCGACCCAGGTCTCCGGCCTGACCGCGACGCAGCTGAGCGGCCTTGACGCGACCAATATCGCCGACTTCGCGGCAACCCAGCTGACCGGTCTCTCGACCACGCAGCTGAATGGCTTGTCGACAGATGCGCTCGCAGGCTTGACCACGACGCAGGCGGCGGCCCTCACCACCGGCCAGGTTGCCGGCCTCACGACGACGTCGCTGAACGCCCTGACCTCGACAGCCGTCGGTGGTCTGACGACGACGCAGGCCCGCAGCCTGACCACCACCCAGGTGGCCGGCCTCAACGAGACATCGGTTTCCGGCCTGACCTCGACCCAGCTCGGCAGCCTCTCGACGACCCAGCTGCGCTCGCTCACAGAGACGAATGTGAGTGCCCTGACACAGACCCAGGTGTCCGGCCTCTCGTCGACGCAGGTTGGCGGCCTGACCACCACGCAGATCGCTGGTCTCGCCACGACCGACATCGACGAGTTGACCTCGACGCAGGTTCGCGGCCTGACCTCGACCCAGGTCGGCGCGCTCGGCTCCTCCAACCTCAACGAGCTGACCTCGACGCAGCTCTCCGGTCTGACCTCGACGCAGGTTTCGGGCCTCAACGCGACCCAGCTTGGCGGGCTTGATGCCACCAATGTCGCGGACTTCGCAGCCACCCAGCTGACCGGCCTCTCGACGACCCAGCTCAATGGGCTGTCGACCGACGCCCTTGGCGGCCTGAGCACAACGCAGGCATCTGCGCTCACCACAACGCAGGTGGCGGGTCTCACGACCACCTCCCTGAACGCCCTGACCTCGACGGCCGTCGGTGGTCTGACGACCACGCAGGCCCGCGCCCTGACGACCACCCAGCTTGCCGGTCTCAACGAGACGGCGGTCGCAGGCTTGACCTCGACCCAGCTTGGCAGCCTGAGCAACACCCAGGTCGCTGCGCTGAGCTCGACCAATGTCAGCGGCCTGACACAGACCCAGGTGTCCGGCCTGAGTTCGACCCAGGTTGGCGGACTGTCGACCACTCAGGTTGGCGGTCTCGCCACTACCGATATCGGCGAGTTGACCTCGACCCAGGTCCGGGGCCTGACCTCGACCCAGGTCGGCGCACTCGGCTCCTCGAACCTCAACGAACTGACCTCGACCCAGCTCTCCGGCCTGACCTCGACGCAGGTCTCGGGTCTCACCGCCACCCAGCTGAGTGGCCTCGACGCAACCAATATCGCCGACTTCGCGGCCACCCAGCTGATCGGTCTCTCGACCACGCAGTTGAATGGCCTGTCGACCGACGCACTTGGCGGCCTTTCGACCACCCAGGCCTCGACCCTCTCGGTGACCCAGGTCTCGGGTCTCACCACCACCGCGCTTAACGCGCTCACGTCCACTGCGGTCGGCGGCCTGACGACGACCCAGGCCCGCGCGCTGACGACGACCCAGCTAGCCGGTCTCAACGAGACGGCGGTCGCAGGGTTGACCTCGACCCAGCTCGGCAGCCTGAGCAATACCCAGGTTGCGGCGCTGAGCTCGACGAATGTCAGCGGCCTGACGCAGACCCAGGTTTCGGGCCTCAGCTCGACCCAGGTCGGCGCCTTGACGACGACCCAGGTCGCCGGTCTCGCCACCAGCGACATCGACGAACTGACCTCGACGCAGGTTCGTGGCCTGACCTCGACCCAGGTCGGCGCACTCGGCTCGACCAACCTGAACCAGCTGACCTCGACGCAGCTGTCCGGCCTGACCTCCACTCAGGTCTCCGGGCTGACGACCACCCAGCTTAGCGGCCTCGACGCAACCAACATTGCCGACTTCGCGGCGACCCAGCTGACCGGCCTCTCGACGACCCAGCTGAACACGCTCTCGACCGACGCCATCGCTGGTCTGAGCACCACGCAGGCCTCGGCTCTCACCACTACCCAGGTGGCGGGCCTGACGACCACCTCGCTGAACGCCCTGACCTCCACGGCGATTGGCGGCCTGACGACAACGCAGGCGCGCAGCCTGACGACCACGCAGATCGACGGCCTGACCGAAACCGCGGTCGCTGGATTGACCTCGACGCAGATCGGCACACTGACCAACACGCAGGTCGCTGCTCTGAGTTCGACCAATCTGGACAGCCTGACCACGACGCAGGCTGCGGGCCTCACCTCGACCCAGGTCGGTGGCCTGACGACGACACAGGTCTCCGGTCTGGCGACGACCGATATCGACGAGCTGACCTCCACCCAGCTTCGTGGCCTCAGCTCCACGCAGGTTGGCGCCCTTGGCTCCACCAACCTGAACCAGCTGACCTCGACGCAGCTGTCTGGCTTGACCTCCACTCAGGTGAGTGGCCTGACCGCCACGCAGCTGAGCGGCCTTGATGCGGCCAATGTCGCCGACTTCGCAGCAACGCAGCTGACCGGTCTCTCGACGACGCAGCTCAACGGCCTGTCGACCGATGCGCTTGGCGGCCTGAGCACCACGCAGGCCTCGGCGCTGACCACCACGCAGGTGGCTGGCCTCACCACGACCTCGCTGAACGCCCTGACCTCCACCGCGGTCGGCGGCCTGTCGACGACCCAGGCGCGCAGCCTGACGACGACACAGCTCGCCGGTCTCAACGAGACGGCGGTCAGCGGCCTGACCTCGACCCAGCTGGGCAGTCTGACCAATACCCAGATCGCCTCGCTGACCTCGACCAATGTCAGCGGCCTGACCTCCACGCAGGTCTCCGGCCTCTCGTCGACCCAGCTCGGTGGGCTGACCACGACGCAGGTTTCCGGTCTTGCCACCACCGATATCGGCGAACTGAGTTCCACACAGCTCCGTGGGTTCACCGGCGCACAGATCAGCGCGCTGGGGTCCTCGAACTTCAATGAGTTGAGCTCGACCCAGGTCTCGGCCCTCGGCATGACCCAGATCGCGGGCATGTCGACGACCCAGCTCGCCGCTCTGTCGACCGGCGATGTCGGGGAGCTGAGTTCCACGCAGCTGCGTGGTCTCTCGGCAACCCAGCTGAACGCGCTGTCGACCGACGCACTCGGCGGCCTTGCGGCAACGCAGGTCGAGGGTCTGCTGACCGCCCAGGTCAGTGGCTTGAGCACGACCTCGCTGAATACGCTCTCGACA